The following are from one region of the Salmo salar chromosome ssa27, Ssal_v3.1, whole genome shotgun sequence genome:
- the LOC106589003 gene encoding cell surface glycoprotein 1-like, giving the protein MGFPLCLCLLSLIFTTACGSGFSDDSTLHENSYKEKWMASIPDDHLLSAVTIPGTHESLTRHGGPLIQCQAWTLENQLKAGLRYFDLRIEASIFHNTLDVMDGHIKHTKFHDVLNILWEFLGKHDSETVLLRVTLQGMSIWNAGESIKNLIKKSKDKIWTKTFVPHMRDVRRKIVFLQSTNFNVGTLNHNTFVTYDGWFKDIENKMKTITKHLKEAQKNCAHTITLTDTSATGFFKGPKTVARVVNDQLNKLLGKLKTGSDKPNCLGVISMDFPSPDLIQNIIEVNRQQGRGSSEPAEPEPAEHDKPEPAEPEPVEEPEPAEPETAEPEPAQPEPIEEPEPEPEPAEPEPAEPKPVEEPEPAELEQVEPEPAEPEPVEPEPAEPEPVEEPEPAEPEPAEPEEPEPAEPEPVAEHEPAEPEPVDSEPSREPEPVEPKPVEPEPVEPEAVEPEEPEPAEPEPVGDPEPADLVPVDSEPSGEPERVEPEPAEPEPAEPEPAEPEPVQPEPAEPEPAEPVAVDSEPSGEPERVEPEPAEPEPAEPEPAEPEPVQPEPAEPEPVQPEPAEPEPAKPETPEPESVEPEPAEPVPVEPEPSAPEPVVPEPAAPEHAEPEPVELGPAEPEPAEHEEPEPGEPEPAEPEEPEPTEPEPVEEHEPAEPVPVDSEPSREPEPVEPEPAEPEPVEPEPAEPEEPEPAEPEPVEEHEPAEPVPVDSEPSREPESVEPEQAEPEPVEPGVPAPEPTEPGVPEPPREPEKPKEKPRKKKKKCHKIHKTNI; this is encoded by the exons ATGGGCTTCCCTCTATGCCTATGTCTTCTCTCTTT GATTTTCACAACTGCTTGTGGTTCAGGTTTTAGTGACGACTCAACGCTTCATGAAAACTCTTATAAGGAAAAGTGGATGGCATCGATACCTGATGACCATCTCCTTTCAGCTGTTACTATTCCCGGAACTCATGAGAGCCTAACTCGGCATGGTGGACCTCTTATACAGTGTCAGGCTTGGACCTTGGAGAACCAGCTGAAAGCAGGATTGCGGTACTTTGATTTACGTATAGAGGCCAGTATTTTCCACAACACCCTTGATGTCATGGATGGGCATATAAAACATACCAAGTTCCATGACGTGCTAAACATTCTGTGGGAGTTCTTGGGCAAACATGACAGTGAGACCGTGCTTTTGAGAGTGACACTGCAAGGGATGAGTATCTGGAATGCTGGAGAATCTATCAAGAATTTGATTAAGAAATCCAAAGATAAAATATGGACAAAGACGTTTGTCCCCCACATGCGAGATGTGAGAAGGAAGATCGTCTTTCTGCAGAGTACCAATTTCAATGTCGGAACCCTTAACCATAACACTTTCGTCACTTACGATGGATGGTTCAAAGACATTGAAAACAAGATGAAAACGATCACAAAACATCTGAAAGAAGCTCAAAAGAATTGTGCTCATACAATTACCTTGACTGACACATCCGCCACAGGCTTTTTCAAAGGCCCTAAAACTGTGGCCAGAGTGGTTAATGATCAGCTCAATAAGCTCTTAGGTAAACTAAAGACAGGATCTGATAAACCAAACTGCTTGGGGGTAATCAGCATGGACTTCCCCAGTCCGGACCTCATCCAGAACATCATTGAGGTAAATAGGCAACAAGGAAGAGGTTCATCTGAACCAGCAGAGCCTGAACCAGCAGAGCATGACAAACCTGAACCAGCAGAGCCTGAGCCAGTAGAAGAGCCTGAACCAGCAGAGCCTGAAACAGCAGAGCCTGAACCAGCACAGCCTGAGCCAATAGAAGAGCCTGAACCAGAGCCTGAACCGGCAGAGCCTGAACCAGCAGAGCCTAAGCCAGTAGAAGAGCCTGAACCCGCAGAACTTGAACAAGTAGAGCCTGAACCAGCAGAGCCTGAGCCAGTAGAGCCTGAACCAGCAGAGCCTGAGCCAGTAGAAGAGCCTGAACCAGCAGAGCCTGAACCAGCAGAGCCTGAAGAGCCTGAACCAGCAGAGCCTGAGCCAGTAGCAGAGCATGAACCAGCAGAGCCTGAACCAGTTGATTCTGAACCTTCAAGGGAGCCTGAACCAGTAGAGCCTAAACCAGTAGAGCCTGAGCCAGTAGAGCCTGAAGCAGTAGAGCCTGAAGAACCTGAACCAGCAGAGCCTGAGCCAGTCGGAGATCCTGAACCAGCAGATCTTGTACCAGTAGATTCTGAACCTTCAGGAGAGCCTGAACGAGTAGAGCCCGAACCAGCAGAGCCTGAACCAGCAGAGCCTGAACCTGCAGAACCTGAACCAGTACAGCCTGAACCAGCAGAGCCTGAGCCAGCAGAGCCTGTAGCAGTAGATTCTGAACCTTCAGGAGAGCCTGAACGAGTAGAGCCCGAACCAGCAGAGCCTGAACCAGCAGAGCCTGAACCCGCAGAACCTGAACCAGTACAGCCTGAACCAGCAGAGCCTGAACCAGTACAGCCTGAACCAGCAGAGCCTGAGCCAGCAAAGCCTGAGACACCAGAGCCTGAATCAGTAGAGCCTGAACCAGCAGAGCCTGTACCAGTAGAGCCTGAACCATCAGCGCCTGAGCCAGTAGTGCCTGAACCAGCAGCGCCTGAGCATGCAGAGCCTGAACCTGTAGAGCTCGGACCAGCAGAGCCTGAACCAGCAGAGCATGAAGAACCTGAACCAGGAGAACCTGAACCAGCAGAGCCTGAAGAGCCTGAACCAACAGAGCCTGAGCCAGTAGAAGAGCATGAACCAGCAGAGCCTGTACCAGTAGATTCTGAACCTTCAAGGGAGCCTGAACCAGTAGAGCCTGAACCAGCAGAGCCTGAGCCAGTAGAGCCTGAACCAGCAGAGCCTGAAGAGCCTGAACCAGCAGAGCCTGAGCCAGTAGAAGAGCATGAACCAGCAGAGCCTGTACCAGTAGATTCTGAACCTTCAAGGGAGCCTGAATCAGTAGAGCCTGAACAAGCAGAGCCTGAGCCAGTAGAGCCTGGGGTGCCAGCACCTGAACCAACAGAGCCTGGGGTGCCTGAACCTCCACGGGAGCCTGAAAAACCTAaggaaaaacctaggaagaagaagaagaaatgtcATAAGATACATAAGACTAACATATAA
- the LOC106589019 gene encoding protein eva-1 homolog B, translating to MEPIRKDMELLSNSMATYAHIKANPESFALYFMMGVCFGLLLALCLLVTGITCRTRRTIKPSPSPERRQLKESSEEEEDEESVDVEEGEEAEIPKVTVVPMSDRSSQSNGTLRSVNVFASAEELERARRLEDRERIVREIWRNGQPDILTTGTGTIGRVHYH from the exons ATGGAACCAATTAGGAAAGACATGGAGCTGCTAAGTAACAGCATGGCTACCTATGCTCACATCAAAG CTAACCCAGAGAGCTTTGCTCTGTACTTCATGATGGGTGTGTGTTTTGGCCTGCTCCTGGCCCTGTGCCTCCTGGTCACCGGCATCACCTGTAGGACCCGCCGTACCATTAAGCCTTccccctccccagagaggagacaaCTGAAGGAGTccagtgaagaagaggaggatgaggagagtgTGGATGTggaagaaggggaggaggcaGAGATCCCTAAAGTGACGGTTGTGCCCATGAGCGACCGCAGCAGCCAATCGAACGGTACTTTGAGGAGCGTGAATGTGTTTGCGTCGGCGGAGGAGCTGGAGAGGGCGAGACGACTGGAGGACAGGGAGCGCATCGTCAGGGAGATCTGGAGGAACGGACAGCCTGATATACTGACCACTGGAACAGGGACCATCGGACGGGTACACTACCACTAA